The DNA window TTACGCTGGGCGGACTGACCGGCCACGCCCTGATTTCCAGGGAAACGGGAAGCGTGGAGCGCAACCAGTTTGAACAGTTTCTGCTGGAACATGAAATCAGGATGAAAAATAAGTGGAGCTGCAGTAATACCGAGACGATCAAAAAGGCGGTGATGAACGGAGAGGGGATTGCCATCCTTTCCAGGCTGGTGATTGAAAAGGAGATAGCCCGCGGTGAGGTTCACGCCCTGAACGTAGAAAATATCCGGATGAAGAGAAAAATCAAACTGATTTACCACAAAAATAAATTTATCTCCCAATCCATGGAGCGGTTTATAGAAATCTGTGCATCGGTTCAGCCCTAGAGCAATTTTCAAACACGCTCTAGCGTGCTGACACGTTTACAATCAGTTTGATGGCGCCTTCTATTTAGAACACCGGTGCAAATTGCAAAAATAATTCCCGCTGTCTGTATGCCTCATTTTGCAACAGACGGCGGGAATTATTTTTTGAATACGCTTTCATGTTCGTATTTCCCTTGTTAATGGATTTAAAGTGCAAGGCCGGTGGCCAGGTACATAACGGTTCCTACGACGCCGCTGCCGAGGATTACGGAAATGGAACCGGCTTTCTTTTTCCGGAGGAGATACAGGCCTCCGATGAAAAGAAGACATTCAATCACATGGAAATTTTCAAGCCTTGCGCCCTGAAGCCCGGACTGGAAAAGTCCCAGTAACAGGATGGACAGTCCGGCCGACCCAATCAGTGCCACAACGGCCGGACGCAGTGCGCCGAGTACGGTCTGAACGCCTGAGAAGCTGCGGTATTTATAATAAAAATGTGCCAGTGTGAGACAGATGATAAATGACGGTATAATGCAGCCCAGCGTACAGAGAATTACGCCAAAAGGCCCTGAAAGTCTCATGCCGACGAAGGTCGATGAGTTGATGGAAATCGGACCGGGCGTCATTTCTGCGATTGTAATTAAGTCGGTAAATTCCTCCAGCGTCATTAAGCCGTGGATATTTACAATCTGGTTCTGAATCAGCGGGATTGCGGCATAGCCTCCGCCGACACTAAAAAGTCCTACCTGGATAAAACTTAAAAATAATTTAATCAGCAGCATATGCTTCCTCCCTCTTTCCTGACTGTTTTCTCATAGTGATTCCAAGATCCACAAGGCCGATACCCAGGCAGACTAAGATGACTACCATGGCGCTGACGCCCAGGAAAAATGTTGCGGTGAAAGAGACCGTCATCATCCCCACATACAGGAAACGTCTTGTCTTGCATACATTGGCCGCCAGATTCCAAACCACATCCATGATAACCGCAGCAACTCCGGCCCTCATGACCTGAAGGGCGATTGCAATGTAGGTATTGGTACGAAACTCCGTGTAAAACATGGAAATGACGGAGATGATTAACATCGGCGGTATAATGGTGCCGAGGATAGCCGTCAGCGAGCCGATAATGCCGCCCATTCTATATCCGATAATAACAGAAGCGTTGACCGGAAGGGGTCCCGGCGAGGACTGTGTGATTGCCGTGATATCTAACATCTCACTCTCATCCAGCCACTTAAGCTCCTCCACAAATTTCTTTTTCATTAATGACACAATGACGAAACCGCCGCCAAAGGTACATGCGCTTAAAACAAACATTGATTTAAACAGAATCCATAACGTCTTAACGTCTGCCTTCTTATTCATAATCGTTTCCTTCTCCTTTTTATTCCATTCCTTTTTGTGCTTGTCGAATTCGATAGTTGGATTATATTTCATAACAATTAATATGTAAAATACATAAAGATAATATAATTAATAAGTAAATACCTATTAATTTTAGATTCATAAGCAAACCTGGAACTTTGTTTAACAGAAGGCTTCTTATATGGAAGAAAGAGGAATGAAATGAAAGCAGGTACGATAATAAAAAATAAAAAGATTTTCAAGTTCCGAAAGAAAATAACTTAACTTTCAGTTTTGTGATATACTTTTATTATGCCATATGGCGGAAGGGGAAAGCATATGTTTACGGACAAAAGAAGTAAAAAGGTTGTTTTTATTGCGCACTGTTTACTAAACCAAAATTCAATATCAGACGGTACGGCCGTATATCCTGCAGCATTTAAGGAGGTTATCAGACTATTTCTGGACAGGGACATCGGAATTGTACAGCTTCCCTGTCCGGAACTCTGCTGTCTGGGACTCGACAGAGGCAATAAATCGGGAGCGGACAGCCCGGTTGTGGAGGAAAACACCAGGATCCGCAGGGAGATGCTGAAAACAGACATGCATAAAAAATTATTGGATTTAGTGGAACAGGTAATACGCCAGATTACGGAATATCACAGCCACGGTTTTGAGATAGTCGGTATCGTAGGGGCGAACCGTTCTCCGAACTGCGGTATTGAGACAACCTCTGACTTTAATCAGGAAATAAGCGGCAGGGGTGTGTTTATGGAGGAGCTGGGGGCGAGGCTTGAAAAAGAAAATATCCGTATTGCGATGATTGGAATTAAAGATACTGACCGGATTGAGGAGAAAATAGGGCAGTTACTGGGAGGAGCGGTTTAAACCGATGAGTGATAGTTTACAGCTATTTACGGTTGCCTGCTGAAATATGCAGGAGAATTTATAAATTGAGAGGTGAATACGTGAAGGAAATAACCGCCTGGCATGTCGTTACGGACAGGCCTGTTATAAAGGGGCAGCATATACTTTTTAATGAAACACACCACAGCGGTGTTTATCAAAGAGTATATGAAAAGCTGGATATCGTGCAGGATATCTACGCCCACCCGCAAAACTATAAAGCAGAAACTCTGGAACATCATACAAGAGTGGCGATGAGGGAATTGGCGCTGGAAAAAGTGCGGAAGCTGAAGTATCCCGAATTTCCATCCAGAATGAGCTGCCTGTATGTTTCGGACAGCCCGGAGGAGGCCGAAAAGTGGGCCGGGCTTTTTACCGCATGGGGTAGACCGACTTATTCGATTGTAAAGCTGAGGATCAGGGGAAATCTGTTCACCGGCGATGCAAATAATTGTTTTGATGCGGTGCCCGATGAAAATGAGAATCTGTCACTGGCGGAACGTTACTGGAAGAATCTTCCCAACTTGCAGGGAGAGCCGCCTATCAGGGAGATATTGGCCGACGGCGATATAGAAGTGATGGAGATTGTAAAAGAGATAAATGCAAATACATAAGGGACTGTATTTTTCAGGGCATATATCAAAAGAGCCACAGGATTGTACCTGCGGCTCTTTTGATATAAAATAAGTTTTATTTTCCTTATCATTCCGGGAGTTTCCGGATAAGATTGTCCTGTGTCTGGTTTACGCTACGAAAGCATACATCATAATATAATGGCAGAAGCTTCCACCCATAACAAAGAGATGGAAAATCTCATGGGAGCCGAAGTTCTTGTGCCTGGAATTAAAGATTGGAAGCTTCAGTGCATAGATGATGCCTCCCACGGTATAAATGATGCCTCCGGCCAGAAGCCAGCCGAAAGCGGCTCCGGGCAGAGCCAGGACAATCTGCTTGAAAGCCAGGACGCAGACCCAGCCCATGGCAATATAAATCAGTGAGGAAAACCACTTCGGGCAGTTGATCCAGAGCGCATTGATAATAATGCCGGCCAGGGCAATCCCCCAGACAAGCGCCAGCATGGAATATCCCGATTTATCACCCAGGACAATGAGGCATACCGGGGTATAAGTTCCGGCGATCAGTATAAAGATCATCATATGATCCAGTTTCCTCAGGCGTTTATTAACTTCCTCCGAAATGTCAAGTGTATGGTAGATGGTGCTGGCCGCGTACAGAAGGATCATACTGACGATAAAAATAAGCAGGGCCGCAAAATGGATATGATCCGGTTCGTGTGATGCCTTCAGCAGCAGCGGAACTGCCGCCGCGCCTGCTCCAACCATGGCGATAAAATGGGTCAGTGCACTGCCGGGGTCTTTGACTTTAATTTTCATAATATTACCTCCTTACAACCTGTAGAAATTTTATTATGGATCAATACCGAACATTACCGGAAAATTCCATAATAGAATATAAAAACATGTAAAATTTTTGTCTGAGTTTTCTGCGGTGTCGGCAATCCGGTAAATGCCGCAGAGACGAGGTTTTGATTAATCTGTTATATAGTTTTTAAAACTATGTCTTATATATATTTATACTATACTCTTTTTTGTAAAAATATTCAAGACAGAATTATTATTTTTTTCAGAACAGCAACAGAAAGCAGGATTAAAATGTGGAGCGGCGGGAATTATGGTGGTTTGGTAAAATCTGACGCCGGTCTGCCGGATGTCACTTGAAGAACGGGCCTCGTCATAGTAAAATGATAGATAGCAGCCGGAAATGGATTGGAAAATGGCTGCTGAAACGAGATTTACTGGAAAAGAATCTAGGAAACGAGTATCTAAGAAGCGAGAATCCGGGGAACAGAAAAGCGAATATAAGCATTGAAAAGAAAGTCAAATTATAAAATAAGGGCAGAGGACAAATAATGTTAAATATACTATTTGAAGATCGCGATATTATGGTGGTGGAAAAACCGGCAGGGCTGGAGTCCCAGACCAGCCGTGGATTTGAGCCGGATATGGTCAGTGAAATCAAAAATTATCTGAAGAGAGCGGAGTTATCCCATTTATCCACAAAGCCGTCCACAAAAGCATCCACACGGCCTGTGGAACCTTATGTGGGAGTTATCCACAGGCTGGACAAGCCTGTCGGCGGAGTCATGGTCTATGCAAAGAATCAGAAGGCCGCTGCCTCCCTTAGTAAGCAGATTCAGGACGGCCGGATGAAGAAAATATACAATGCGGTAATATGTGGAAAACTTGTGGATATTGTGGGTAACTATGTGGATTATCTGTTGAAAGACGGGAGGAACAATTATTCCAGAATTGTGGATAAGAATACGCCGGACAGTAAAAGGGCGGAACTGAAGTACCGCGTGATAGATGTGAAGGACACGGAAAATATGACTGGCGCCGCAGAATTCGGGATAGATATGATTTCTCTTGTGGAAGTAGAACTGCTGACCGGCAGGCATCACCAGATACGCGTGCAATTTTCCGGTCACGGAACTCCTCTCTGGGGCGACGGAAAATACAATCCGCAGTGGGGGGGAACCCTGCCGTCCGGCATTAACACGCAGACGGTTCCCGGTCCGCTTAGAGGCAGAGGAGAACGGGAACTGGCCCTTGCCGCCGTTAAGCTGTCCTTTGCCCACCCCTCCACCGGCAAAAGCATGGAATTTTCCATGAAACCGCGCGGAAAGGCATTTGAAAGGTTCGGTGAACGATGAAGAGGATCAGGAAACATATTTATTTCAGCGGAATGGTTCAGGGTGTGGGTTTCCGGTACCGCGCCATGCATGCCGCCCAGAGTCTCGGCCTGACGGGCTGGGTTAGAAATCTCTGGGATGAGCGGGTGGAAATGGAAGTGCAGGGAGATGAGGAATCCATCAACCGGATGATCAGACAGTTGGAAGAAGGCCATTTTATCCGTATCACAGGGATAGAAGCAGAGGAGAAAAACATCGATGAGAGGGAGAGCAGTTTCCGTGTGATCGGATATTAAAAATTTTGAATATTTTTAATTGTTTTGCTTATAATACTGTCTGTACAAAAGAAGTACAAATCATAAATGGGCGAGACCATGGGTAAGCTCCTTAAAGAAACTGAAGAGAAGCTTACAAAAGAGGATGCAGGAATGTCGGAGTATGGTGAGATACAGACGATATTCCTGCGTTTTTTATTTTTAATGATAGACTTGTGGCAAAAAACATAAAAGGTGGAAATTAAGATTCCGTCCGATGATCCGGGCATAAGAAGGACGGCCTGTGGTGATACTAATTTCATTCAGAAAATATTATGGAAAGCAGGTGGGACAGATGCCGGAATTCACGGAAAAGCAGCGGAAAGTATTATTGACAGCGGGAGTGACGGCCGCTGTCTATCTTTGTTTTAAATTCCTTTTACCGCTGTTTCTGCCATTCCTCGTTTCATACCTGATTGCCTTAATTCTACGGCCGTCCGCGGCTTTTCTGGAGCGGAAACTGCGGTTTCAGATTAAGGGAAAACCGTACGGCGTGCCAATTGGGGTGATTGGAGGAATCGAAATTATTCTGGTACTGTCTCTTCTCGGCGCAGGCTTTTTCTATGGGGGACGGCGCCTTTTTATGGAAGCAAACCAGTTAGTCAATGCCGTGCCGGGCTGGATTCAGAGCTTTGATGAGTGGCTGACCGGCATGTGTCATTCGGTGGAGGCGTTCTGCCGCCTGAAAGAGGGCGTCCTGGTAAAAATGATGCAGGATGTGCTCCTGGGCACAGCCAGAGCGTTTAAAACGGCCACAATGCCAAATCTGGTAGTCAACTCCGTTTCCGTTTTTGGATTTTTCATCAAAGTGGCAATCATAACGGTCATTCTTTTCATCGCATCCATCCTTTCCCTCCAGGAGATGGATGAACTGAGGGAGAGACGGTACAATTCCATTTTCAGGAGAGAATTTTCACTCCTGGGCAGGAGACTGGCCCTGACGGGAAATGCATGGCTTAAAACCCAGTTCGTGATTCTCTTTCTGACTACCTGTCTCTGCATACTGACCTTAATAGCAATCGGAAATCCTTACTATATCATCGCAGGAATCGGAATCGGGCTTTTGGACGCTCTGCCCATCTTCGGGACCGGAACGGTCCTGATACCCTGGGGGATTTTTCTTTTACTGCAGAAAAAATGGTATCAGGGCCTGATGCTCCTGGGTGTCTATCTGGTGTGCTACTTCCTGAGGGAATTTGTCGAGGCAAAGCTGATGGGAAAAAAGATGGGCCTGTCGCCGCTGGAAACGCTGATGTCAATGTACGTGGGCCTGCAGCTTTTTGGATTTCTGGGATTTATCCTCGGCCCCGTTGGATTGATGCTGATAGAAGATCTGGTGGAGGAATACGATAAAAACAGCAGAAAAAAATGCGGCCCGGGAAACAGCAGCGGAGGCAGCGGTATGGACAACGGTGGCGGCTGTACAGAAAACAGCGGAGACAGCTAAATATTGTCGAAATACGCTGAAATAACTGCAACAGATCCATTAATTGTGATAGAATAGCAGAATAAGATAACAAAAATAATATAAGGGAACAAAGCAAAAACAGGAATGAAACCAGATAATATTCATCAAGGTTATAAAACAGAAATAGGTAAAAAACAATAAAACGGAGGAACAGGGATGAAACTCTATTACCGGGAATGCGGAAAGGGACAGCCAATGATCCTGCTCCATGGAAATGGGGAGGACGGCACTTATTTTGAAAAACAAATCCGGTTTTTCTCAAAGAAATACCGGGTGATAGCCATAGACACGAGGGGGCACGGAAAATCCCCGAGAGGGACGGCGCCCTTTACATTGGAACAGTTTGCCGAAGATTTAAAGAACTTTCTCGATGAAAAAAAGCTGAAGCGGATTATTCTTCTCGGGTTCAGCGACGGAGGCAATATTGCCCTTACATTTGCCCTGCGGTATCCTGAATATGTAGACCGTCTTATTCTAAACGGAGCGAATCTGAATCCGTTTGGAGTAACTCCTTCCGTTCAGATTCCGATTGCAGCAGAGTATGGACTCTGCCGACTCCGCAGAATGGCGCCAAAGCTGTCGGGGGAAAAAATGACCGTGAAAAAGGCGGCCGGCTCAGCGAAGACGCCCAAAGAAAGAGAGCGGTACAAGGGATCCCTGGAGCAGAAGACAGAGCTTTTGGGCCTGATGGTCAAGGGCCCCTGGATTCATCCGACAGAGCTTAAAAAGCTCAAAATGCCGGTACTTATCATTGCTGGAACACAAGATATGATAAGAGACGGCCATACCCGGCAGATACACCGTGCCATACCCGGAAGCAGGCTGAAGCTGATCCGCGGAGACCATTTCATTGCATTGAAAAAAAGCGCCGAATTCAACCACGCCGTAGCCGCATTCCTTCACGCAACGGAAGGAAGCATGACGATGACGATGAAACGCCTTTGGGCGGACCGCCATCCGGGGCGGTTAGATCACGAGGACGGGGTGGATTTTTCAGTGCTTGTACCGCTTGTCAAAAAAGACGGGGAATATCATCTTTTATTCGAAGTCAGATCCGACGTGCTGAAGAGCCAGCCGGGAGAAGTCTGCTTCCCAGGCGGCGCAGTGGAGCGGGGAGAGACGAGAAAAGAGGCCGCCATCCGTGAAACAATGGAAGAACTGGGCATTTACGAAAACCAGATTGATATGATAGCCCCGCTGGACATACTCATCACCCCCGCCAACATGGGAGTATATCCATTCCTGGCGGAACTTAAGGGATACCGCGGAACATTCTCAGCCGCTGAAGTAGACCATATATTCACGGTCCCTCTGAAATGGTTCCTGGCCCATGAGCCGGAATGCTATTCCACAGAGGTGCAGACAATACCGGGAAAAGACTTTCCATTTGAGTTAATCCCGAACGGAGAAGAATACCATTGGCGTAAAGGAAAATATAAGGTAATGTTCTATCAGTACGGGAATCAGGTAATATGGGGAATGACGGCCAAGATACTTCATTCCTTTATCCAGAGATGTAAAGAGGAAATGGGCATGAAAAAATAGTGGTCACGGCAATTCCCATTCTACACGAAAAAGAGGAAAAAGCGGCCGGCGGCCAGGCAGATGAGATGACCGAAGACTCACAACCTTCCTCCCCATCCCATCCAGCCTTCGCCACCCGCCCCTCATTTTTCACATCCCCTTCACCAGCACCTGCAGTTCCGTCAGATACTCCTCATGCCGTTTCGTATCGTTCATATCAATATGATACAGTTCCAGCGGCGCTCCGCAGCTCTCGCAGCCGGCGTCCCGGATACGTTCCATCAATTCTGCAAACACTTCGGATATCCTCTGTTCATACATCCCCCAGTAAAACAGCGACGCATAGTGCCCCTCCGGTATCACGGAGCTGTGATTGTCCCAGTCGCTGATGAAGAACACGGAACGGAAATGGTTATAAATTCCCTGTTCTATGCTGGCCGGATCCATCTCCGCGCCGAATCCCTTGATTCCTATAATATGGATATTGTCTTCATATCGGTTTTCCAGTTTTTTCAGGACAAAATCCACATCGTTTTCCAGAATGATGTCTTCCGTAAGCTGGAAACATGGCCTGGCATCGAAATGACGGATGGTGAATTTACGGTCCTCGGTCAGCCGATCCTCCAGCAGCTCTTTTTTACGCGTCTCAATATCCTTATATTTTTCCTTCAGCCTTGCAATCTGAGTCAGAATCAGGGCCTCCTCCTCTTCCAGAAGGCTCAGCGTGGACTCGATATCCCGGTTATTAATATATTCCCGTATCCGTTCCAGCGGGATATCCAGTTCTCTCAGGGAACGGATGATATTCAGCTTTCCGATATCCTGTACGCCGAAGATGCGGTATCCGTTTTGCCCCCGTTTGGGGGAGAGCAGCCCCTGTTCCTCATAATATCGCAGCGTGTCGCTGCAAAGTCCATATAGTCTTGAAATTTCTTTGATTTTATATGAATTGTTCAACTTTTCATTCCTCCCTTGACCTTCGTATTATACGAAGGTTTATAATAGAAGTCAAGAAGAGGAGGTTTTATCATGTTACTTAAAAAATTCTGCCGGTTTGTTATTCCCTCCATTATCTCGATGTGGATCTTTGCGCTCTACACGATGGTAGATGGAATCTTCGTTGCAAGAGGAGTGGGGGAGTATGCCCTGGCAGCGGTTAACCTGTCCATGCCATATACGATTTTTATCTTTTCACTGGGACTGATGATGGCAACGGGAACATCGACACTGATTGCAATCTTTATGGGAGAAGGGAAAGAGGAGGAAGCGCGCAATACATTTAACCAGAACCTGGTTATTCTTATAGCGGCAGGACTCAGTGTTTCCCTCCTGACCTGGTTTAATCTTGAGAGAATCGCTTACTTTCTGGGAGCGGCTCCGGAGACGATTGAATATGTGAAGGGATACCTGGGCTGGATCTCGATATTCGCGGTATTCTTTATTGTTTCCTATAACATGGAGATTTTCGTGAAAACGGACGGCTGCCCGCCGCTTCAGATGGCCGGGGTAATGACGAGTGCGGTTACCAATATTGTACTGGATTATTTCTTTGTTATGAAGTTACACATGGGCGTGGAGGGAGCCGCCATTGCTACGGGTATAGCGCAGGTGGTTTCCACAACGCTGTTCCTTTTGTATTTCCGTTTCCGTTCCAAACGGCTGTATTTCTGTAAGTTCAAGTGGAATCTGAAGCTTTACCGGAGAATTATTCCGCTGGGTCTTTCTGACAGTATCACCGAGATGTCGGGCGGCCTTGTGATTTTCCTGTTTAACCATATGATTCTGAGTGTGATTGGAAACAAGGGAATCGTCAGCTACACCGTTATTTCCTATATGAATACGCTGGCTCTCAACAGTATGGCGGGAATCAGCCAGGGAGCGCAGCCGCTTGTCAGTTTCCAATATGGAGCCGGGGAGCAGAAGAAGTACCGGCAGCTGTTCCGGTATTCCGTCATATCGGCCTGTATTTCGGCTGTGGTGTTCCTGTTTATAGCAGAGGGGATGCCTCAGGCAGTGGTGGGACTGTTCCTGGGAAATGCCGATCAGGAGCTGTCGGCCTACACGGCGGACGCGCTCCGCATGTATGGTCTTTCCTTCGCCATCGTCGGATTTAACGTGGTGACGGCCGGTTTCTTTACGGCGATTGAGCGGCCAATTTACTCCGTGGTGATTTCCTCCGCCAGAAGTTTTATTCTCTTGTCGGCCTGCCTCGTTGTTATGACGGCTCTGATTGGGGAGAACGGAATCTGGCTGTCCACCGTAGTATCGGAAACACTGTGCCTCTGCATCACCCTGTTTTTCTTCTGGCGTTACAAAAAAGCAGGCAGTTTTAGCGGAAGCAGGGTGAAAAACAGTGTGGCTCCGGTATCGGAGAATACCCTGTAGATTACCGGGGGCTGACTCATTCCCGGACAATAAAAAAGCCCCGTATGGAACGGCAAAACGCACGGACCATATGGGGCTTTACTAAATATACGCGCCGGAACGTGTTTTCCCAAAACGCGCCTGTCATTCCAATTGTCACAGCGGGAAGATGTCGAGCCTCATAATCTTTCCATCTTCATCTATCTCGGTGATATAGGCGGTTACCGGGACAACCCGGTCGCCGTATTCAATGAAATAGCACACGTTGTCGTCTGCCTTGTGTACCGTGTTGGTGATTGGGAACGGGCCTCCGTTGAAACCGAATCTGTGATGGAACATCATTTCAATGGCCATCTTTCCCTCCAGATGCATGATATCCTTGTTGAGTTTCAGAAACGATGTATCGTGTAAGATTCCCTTTTCATTAAATAAATCGGCCAGGCCGATATTGTCGCCTTTTTTCATGCACTCCATGTATTGTTCTAAAATGCGCATAGCTTTTGCTCCCTTCTGATTATAATCAATATAAAATACGGCTGAAGTCCGTCCTGTTTTTTTATTGAAACCGTTCGTTAGTATAAAAAAAGTATGAGCCTTCGGTTTCTAGAAACGCTCGGAACGGAGCAGGGCGTCGATTCCGCCGTCTACAAACAGGATAACGCCGTTGATGCCGCTGGCCAGAGGTGATGCCAGGAAAACGATGGCATTGGCGATCTCGGAAGCGTCCAGGAATTCCTTGCGGCCGTATCTGGTGGGGATGGGAATCAGCAGGGCTGCGTCCATTTGTTTCTCCGTCATGCCTTTTGTCATCGGTGTGGTAGTGTTGCCGGGAGCTACCGCGTTGATGCGCAGTCCGTCTGCAGCCCAGGAAGAAGATACACGGCGCACCCAGCGGGCCAGGGCGTGTTTGGATGAGCTGTAGCAGGACGGTGTTTTGTCCGGCGGGATATGGCCGGCAAATTCCATGGTGGCGCTCTCATCGGCCACATTGGAGAGCATGTCGACCCAGTCTCTTTTTACGGTTGCGTTCGTAATGGAGTTGGACGAGGTTACAACGCAGTTGCCGCCCTTTTTCTTCAGCAGGGGGCGCAGGCCGTCGGCAATGGCAATTGCCGCAAAGAAATTCAGTGCAAAAATTTTCTTGGGCGGAGCGGTAGGTCCGACACCGGCGTTGCAGATAACGCCGTCGATGCCGTCCGGATATTTTAAAAATACGGCCTTAATGGCTCCCTTTCTTCCCTCATCTGTGGAGAGATCCGCAGTATAATCTCCTCCGTTAAAGTCAATGTTAAATACTTCGTGGCCTTCGTCCTCCAGTTTCTTGCGGGCTTCGGCTCCTATTCCGGTAGTTCCTCCGGTAATTACATAGATACTCATTCTCCTCACCTCATTTTCTAAAATCCAAACGGCCGACGTACGGTTTCGATGCGCTGTCGATTGGTGTGCCCCCAATTATAGTAAGCTCAAAAGTATTTGTCAAACTATTTTGTTTTTATTGTGAAGAACGTAACAATTGCAAATAGAACTGTTAAAGTTATAACGCTTGTTAAAAAAATAATATGAATAATCAGATAATTGCCCAGACCCTTTATTTTAAAGCATTTTACTGCACCCGGAGAGGAAAAGGCAGGAAGGGCAAAACAGGGCGCCTCCCATCGGAGAGTGTGGGAAAACGGGGTGAAAAAAACATTTTTTTGACAATATATTTTATATTGTTTTCAGAATGCCGTGCCTGAGCGGAAGCGCTGTCCATAAACAGCAATGCGGACAATAACCTGTTATGATTCCTGCCCTTCGGGACTTGACAAAGAACGTATTCTGGCGTAAAATCAAGTTTACCGAAAAATTATAGAAAACACAATTTGATAGAGTCAAAAAGCGTTGAAGGGGACTATTAAATCTTTAAACACATCCAGAGAGGAAACCGGCGGTGAGAGGTTTTCGTGTCAAGGAAGGTTGAACCTGCCCCGGAGCCATGCATGAAAGTGTATCGTAGATCCGGCGTTAACGGATAAAAAGTGAACCGCGTACCGATGTCTCAGACCAGATGCCGAAACCGGTTAAATTGGGTGGTACCGCCGAAGAATGTTAAGCCATTCGGTCCCTTCGATCATTTCGATGACGAAGAGATCGCGTGGCTTTTTTAATTCATAGGAAATTATGTCTTATGAATCAAAAAACGCTCCGCGAGGATGCACATGCCGTGCAGAGGTAAATAGTTGCTGAAGCAACCGCGCGGCAGCACAAGAATCCTGCCCGCGGGATTCTTTGCTCTATCAGGCATAAGAGTTCTACAAGCGGAACTCAGCATTATTTGACAGGAAAGAAAAAATAAAAGAGGAGAGTCATTATGGCAAAGGACAAAAAATTAGTTGAAGCCATCACGTCCATGGATGTGGATTTCGCACAGTGGTATACGGATGTGGTGAAGAAAGCAGAATTGATCGATTACTCCAGCGTAAAGGGCTGTATGGTAATTAAACCGGCCGGATACGCTATCTGGGAGAACATCCAGAGGGAACTGGACCGGAGATTTAAGGAGACGGGTGTACAGAACGTATACATGCCGATGTTTATCCCGGAGAGCCTGCTTCAGAAAGAGAAGGATCACGTGGAGGGATTTGCGCCGGAGGTTGCCTGGGTGACCATGGGAGGCCTTGAGCCGCTTCCTGAAAAAATGTGTGTAAGACCGACGTCCGAGACCTTGTTCTGTGATTTCTATGCAAGGGATATCCAGTCCTACCGCGACCTTCCGAAGTTATACAACCAGTGGTGTTCGGTTGTACGCTGGGAAAAGACAACCAGACCGTTCCTGCGTTCCAGGGAATTCTTATGGCAGGAGGGGCATACGGCACATGCTACGGCAGAGCAGGCAGAAGAGAGAACAGAGATGATGTTAAATCTCTACGCCGATTTCTGTGAGGAAGTGCTGGCAATGC is part of the [Clostridium] symbiosum genome and encodes:
- a CDS encoding RluA family pseudouridine synthase; this translates as MLNILFEDRDIMVVEKPAGLESQTSRGFEPDMVSEIKNYLKRAELSHLSTKPSTKASTRPVEPYVGVIHRLDKPVGGVMVYAKNQKAAASLSKQIQDGRMKKIYNAVICGKLVDIVGNYVDYLLKDGRNNYSRIVDKNTPDSKRAELKYRVIDVKDTENMTGAAEFGIDMISLVEVELLTGRHHQIRVQFSGHGTPLWGDGKYNPQWGGTLPSGINTQTVPGPLRGRGERELALAAVKLSFAHPSTGKSMEFSMKPRGKAFERFGER
- a CDS encoding CD3072 family TudS-related putative desulfidase, translated to MFTDKRSKKVVFIAHCLLNQNSISDGTAVYPAAFKEVIRLFLDRDIGIVQLPCPELCCLGLDRGNKSGADSPVVEENTRIRREMLKTDMHKKLLDLVEQVIRQITEYHSHGFEIVGIVGANRSPNCGIETTSDFNQEISGRGVFMEELGARLEKENIRIAMIGIKDTDRIEEKIGQLLGGAV
- a CDS encoding hemolysin III family protein, producing the protein MKIKVKDPGSALTHFIAMVGAGAAAVPLLLKASHEPDHIHFAALLIFIVSMILLYAASTIYHTLDISEEVNKRLRKLDHMMIFILIAGTYTPVCLIVLGDKSGYSMLALVWGIALAGIIINALWINCPKWFSSLIYIAMGWVCVLAFKQIVLALPGAAFGWLLAGGIIYTVGGIIYALKLPIFNSRHKNFGSHEIFHLFVMGGSFCHYIMMYAFVA
- a CDS encoding AI-2E family transporter, with amino-acid sequence MPEFTEKQRKVLLTAGVTAAVYLCFKFLLPLFLPFLVSYLIALILRPSAAFLERKLRFQIKGKPYGVPIGVIGGIEIILVLSLLGAGFFYGGRRLFMEANQLVNAVPGWIQSFDEWLTGMCHSVEAFCRLKEGVLVKMMQDVLLGTARAFKTATMPNLVVNSVSVFGFFIKVAIITVILFIASILSLQEMDELRERRYNSIFRREFSLLGRRLALTGNAWLKTQFVILFLTTCLCILTLIAIGNPYYIIAGIGIGLLDALPIFGTGTVLIPWGIFLLLQKKWYQGLMLLGVYLVCYFLREFVEAKLMGKKMGLSPLETLMSMYVGLQLFGFLGFILGPVGLMLIEDLVEEYDKNSRKKCGPGNSSGGSGMDNGGGCTENSGDS
- a CDS encoding chromate transporter; this translates as MNKKADVKTLWILFKSMFVLSACTFGGGFVIVSLMKKKFVEELKWLDESEMLDITAITQSSPGPLPVNASVIIGYRMGGIIGSLTAILGTIIPPMLIISVISMFYTEFRTNTYIAIALQVMRAGVAAVIMDVVWNLAANVCKTRRFLYVGMMTVSFTATFFLGVSAMVVILVCLGIGLVDLGITMRKQSGKREEAYAAD
- a CDS encoding DUF2441 domain-containing protein; this translates as MRGEYVKEITAWHVVTDRPVIKGQHILFNETHHSGVYQRVYEKLDIVQDIYAHPQNYKAETLEHHTRVAMRELALEKVRKLKYPEFPSRMSCLYVSDSPEEAEKWAGLFTAWGRPTYSIVKLRIRGNLFTGDANNCFDAVPDENENLSLAERYWKNLPNLQGEPPIREILADGDIEVMEIVKEINANT
- a CDS encoding chromate transporter, whose product is MLLIKLFLSFIQVGLFSVGGGYAAIPLIQNQIVNIHGLMTLEEFTDLITIAEMTPGPISINSSTFVGMRLSGPFGVILCTLGCIIPSFIICLTLAHFYYKYRSFSGVQTVLGALRPAVVALIGSAGLSILLLGLFQSGLQGARLENFHVIECLLFIGGLYLLRKKKAGSISVILGSGVVGTVMYLATGLAL
- a CDS encoding acylphosphatase — its product is MKRIRKHIYFSGMVQGVGFRYRAMHAAQSLGLTGWVRNLWDERVEMEVQGDEESINRMIRQLEEGHFIRITGIEAEEKNIDERESSFRVIGY